The genomic window AAATGAACAGTATATTTTCGAAAGTAAGTTATTTAAAAGGAACAATTGAGATTGAAACACCAGGCAACGGTACACTAATTAACATTGAGCTCCCTAACCAAAACATAAACAAATGAACAATATAAAAATCTATATAGCCGATGACCACCAGCTTTTGATAGACGGTCTTATTTCTGCTTTAAGCGATTACGCTTATATAGAGATTATTGGCACTGCTAACAACGGAAAAAAGGTTTTAAATGATATTTTTTTGAACAAGCCAGATGTGCTTTTACTTGATTTAAACATGCCGCAAGTAGATGGCTTGCAGGTAATAGAGAAAGTAAAAGCAACAGCAAACAATGTTAAAATTTTAGTACTTTCTAACTACAGTGCCAACCACATTATTAAAGAAGTGCAGCAAAAAGGAGCAGATGGTTACCTATTAAAAAATGGCTCTATTAACGATTTGGTTGCTGCCATACGTCAGGTAGCTAATGGTAATCTATTATTCGAAAACATTACCTCAGCCATTCAAAAAAAAGAAACGGCTTATTTTATGGATGATTTTATGAAAGAATACTTACTTACCAAACGTGAATATGATATTCTACTGCTTATGGCTATAGGTAAATCTAGCAACGAAATTGGAGATAAACTTTTTATAAGCGCTGCAACCGTAAGTACCCACCGCAGAAACATCCTTAAAAAATTAGGGCTAAAAAGAACCTCTGAAATTATGAATTTGGCAGTTTCCAAGGGATGGCTAAAAGACCAATGAACAAAGAACAAAGATGATACCTGCAGTTTTTATTCCTTGCTCCTTGTTACTTTACCTAAACCTAAATCCCCCTCCTAGCCTTTTCTCTGCTAATTAAAGATAATTCCCTACCCGTTTGCCCTGCTACCGAAGTGTTTTCTTGTGCTCTTCTAAATAGGTACGGCATTACGGCTTTAATAGGCCCATAAGGCACATATTTGGTTACATTATAACCAGCACTAGATAAATTAAAACTTAAATTATCGCTCATCCCCAACAATTGTGCAAAATAAACATGAGGATGATGGTGCGCAATTCCCTTCTTGTCAATCAGTTCGGTTAGCAAACGGCTACTTTCTTCATTGTGTGTACCACAAACAAAACCAATCCTATCAATATGTTCTACACAGAAACGTAATGCAAGGTTATAATCTTTGTCTGTTGCAGCTTTATCTGGTTGTATCGGCGATAGATATCCTTTCTCTTCGGCACGTTTGCGTTCCTTTTCCATATAAGCGCCACGAACCAACTTAGCACCTAAAATAAAACCTGCTTCTTTGGCAATTAAATAGTCGGCCTCTAAACCAGCTAACTTATCGTGACGGTAAATTTGATAAGTATTGAAAACGATGAGCTGCTCTTTGTTGAACTTCATCATCATTTCTATAGCTAGCAGGTCAATCGTATCTTGTATCCAAGTTTCCTCAGCATCAATCATCACAGGTACTTTTCTTTCAAACGCAGTACTACAAATTTTCTCGCAACGATTTTTCACTCTTTCAAACTCGGCAGTTTCTGTGTCAGTAAGCTGTTGTTTAGCATCGAGCTTTTCTAGCAAAGCAAATCGTCCTATTCCAGTTACTTTAAAAACTGTAATCGGAATTCTCGGGTCGCCATCTGCACGCTCAATAGTTCTAATAATTTCTTCGCAAGTAAAATCAAAAACTGCCTCTTCATCCTCGCCTTCTACCGAATAGTCCAAAATTGTACCCACTTTGCCTTGGTGCAGTTGCTCAATAGTGTGCTCACATTCTGCAATGGTTTCGCCACCGCAAAACTGTTTAAATATGGTGGCTTTAATGGCCCCTTTAATTGGCAAACCAATGTTAAGCATAAAATTAGCTACAGGCGGCCCCACTTTGGTTAAAAAGTTGCTTCCAATTATTTTGAAAAGCCAATACGCTTGCTTCAATTCGGCATTAGATTTATGAGCGAATGCGACCTCAGTATTATTGAAGTCTATTTTTTGCTTGGAAAAAGCATCCATTTTTATAAACAATTTTAGTCAGAACGCTGCAAAAATATAAATAACTGGGCATCTTAACACGAAAGACTTTCAAATAATCGTAAATTCGCAACGTCATGATACAATTTAAACTAGAAGGGGAATTTATCCCATTAATTGCCTTGTTAAAAGCTACATCATTGGTTCAAAGTGGTGGCGAAGCACAAACCATTGTAGAAGAAGGACTTGTTAAAGTAAACGGTGTTACCGAAGACCGCAAGCGCTTAAAAGTACGTGTTGGCGACAAAGTTGAATTTCTGAGCAAAACAATAGAAGTAATTTAATGCAAGCCTTAAAAAATAATGATCATTTCATCCACTTCGAAAGTGGATTAGCTCCTTTAAACGATATTTTGGCAGAAAAAAATACAGCAAGGTATTTGTATTTGCCGACTCTAATACCGCAGAAATTTGTTTGCCTGTTTTTAGGGATTTTTTGCCAGAACTCGACAACTTCGACATTATAGAAACTGATCCGGGAGAAGAAAACAAGAACATTGATTTTTGCATTGGCATTTGGAAAACTTTATTGGATTTTGAAGCAGATCGCAAATGTTTGATGATTAATTTGGGTGGCGGTGTAATTACCGATATGGGCGGTTTTATAGCATCTACCTACAAAAGAGGCATTGATTTTATTAATATTCCCACTACCCTACTTTCGCAGGTTGATGCTTCTGTAGGTGGTAAAACGGGTATCGATATTGATAATGTGAAAAATATGGTGGGCACTTTTAGCTTACCACAAGCGGTATTTATAGAAAATACATTTTTGCAAACTTTGCCACAACGTGAGTTATTGTCTGGCTTTGCAGAAATGATTAAACACGGCTTAATTGCCGATGCCACTTATTACCAAGAGCTTAAAGACAGCGATTATACCAACATCAGCGCAGCAGCCATTTATCACTCTGTAAAAATTAAAAACGATGTGGTATTGGCAGATCCGTTTGAAAGAGGTTTGCGGAAAATTTTAAACTACGGCCACACCATCGGTCATGCCGTAGAAGGTTATGCATTAGTAAATGATAAAAAACCACTTACCCATGGCGAAGCAATTGCTATTGGTATGGTTTGCGAAGCATACTTATCAGTTAAATATTGCAACCTATCGCAAGAAGAGCTAACAGAAATAGCGGGCTACATCTTATCACTTTATCCAAAATACCACATTAAACCAGAAAGTTTTGATGATTTAATGGCATTAATGCAAAGTGATAAAAAGAACGAAGATGGTTTCATTATGTTCTCCTTATTAGACCAAATTGGCAAGTGCGTTTTCAATTGTAAAGTAACTAAAGAGGACATCTTTAGTAGTTTAACTTATTATAATAGTTTGTAATACTATCCTAAATATTGTTTTGGAGATTGTATTACGCTATTTGTTTTATTATCTTTGATTAAATAAGGAGTTAAAATAAATGACAACACTGACTATACAAGTAGACGAAAAAGATACCGATTTCCTTTTACAGGTAATAAAAAGGATTAACGGAAAAGTTATAAAGTCATCAAAAAAAGACGAATTATTGAATAACATTAAAACAGGGTTACAAGAAGCTAAATTAATTAAGGAAGGCAAATTAAAAGGTTTCTCTTTAAATGATATCTGATGGCTTTAATTGAATTTGTTTATTCATCGATTTTCATTAAAAAAGCAAAACAATTAAAGAAAAAGCATGCCTCATTAGTTAACGATCTACAAAACTTGGAGAAAGATTTAAGTTTAAATCCAAAGTTAGGCACAGATTTAGGTAATGGAGTTTTCAAAATTAGATTAGCAATAAAAAGCAAAGGGAAAGGTAAAAGCGGTGGATATAGAGTAATCACTTATCATTGTATTGAAAACCAAATCAATATGATTTATATTTATGATAAATCTGAGGAAACTACTATTTCCAAGCAAGACATCATAAAAATAATTAAAGAAAGCTAACCAAAATACCGTTTCGTTATTTGGTTCAAAAACGGCAAAATAAAATTATTTTCATTTAACTATTGACAAATTAAATTTGTTGGTGTACATTTGACACCAGAAAGCAAAAATGAATTTCAACACTACATATTGGTTTGGTTACTTTTACTACTTTAGTAAGAGCCAGGACTAATATGCTTAAAGTATAACAAAGATATTTTAAAACATACAAAAAGGTCCTGGCTAAAAAGTCAGGACCTTTTTTTGTTTAACGCAATTATGAAAACAAAAACAAAGGTAGCGATACAAGGCATCAAAGCATCATTCCACGAAGAAGCGGCATTTAAATTTTTTGGTAGAGATATCGAAACCGTTGAATGCAACTCCTTTAAACAAACCTGCGATGTGTTGGACGATGACAAAGCAGACTATGTAGTAATGGCCATAGAAAACTCTATTGCAGGTGGTCTATTACCTAACTACACACTAATTCGCGAATTTAACTTTGCCGTTGTGGGCGAAGTATACCTGCCAATTCAGTTGCACTTGCTTGCTTTACCAGGAGTGAAGTTTGAAGACATTAAAATTGCTACCTCGCACCCAATTGCTATTAGACAGTGTGTAGATTTTTTCGAAGAGTTTCCTCAAATTCAAGTAATTGAGGGTAATGATACCGCTGCTTGTGCCAAAAAAATCAAAGATGGGCAACTGAAAGATACGGTAGCCATAGCCAATGCTTTAGCTGCCGAAACCTATGGCTTAAACATTATCGAAAGAAGAATAGAATCTAATAAAAAGAACTTTACCCGTTTCTTAATCCTACAAAAAAGAAAAATGGTTACTGAAAAAGGAATAAATAAAGCATCTATCTGTTTCCAAGTGGGGCACCATGTTGGCGCACTAAGTCAAGTATTACAAATTTTTGCAGAGCTAAACGTTAACTTAACAAAAATACAATCTATGCCAGTTTTGGGTCGCCGAAACGAATACTATTTCTATGTAGATATTGAATGGAAAAATATGGAGAACTACGACACCGCTATTAGAAGAGCTCTTAAATACACCGTAAACTTCAATATCATGGGCGAGTATGTGAAGAACGACAAGGTATAGATTAACTGTTGAAACTGTAGATTAGGTTAATCGACAGTTAACCGACTAACCGATTTAAACAGTTGACCAGCCTCACAACAACAAAGCAATTTAACAATAACAACAATACAAATTATCCAAAAAAATGAAACTAAATTTAAACATTGAGCCTTTAGAAAACTGGCTAACGGCAAACAACCAACCTTTATTAATCTCTGGGCCTTGTAGTGCAGAGACTGAGGATCAGTTATTAACCACAGCACATTTGCTAGCCGCAACAGGTAAAGTGAGTGTTTTAAGAGCTGGTATCTGGAAACCCCGTACTCGTCCAGGAGAATTTGAAGGTATTGGCAGCATTGGTTTAGAGTGGTTAAAACGTGCTAAAGCAGAAACTGGTTTACCTACAGCGGTTGAGGTAGCTAATGCAAAACACGTTGAAGAAGCGCTAGCTGCTGGTGTTGATATTCTTTGGATTGGTGCTCGTTCGACAGTGAACCCTTTTACAGTTCAAGAAATTGCTGATGCATTGCAAGGACACGATATCCCTGTATTGATTAAAAATCCAGTAAACCCAGATTTACAACTATGGATTGGTGCTATCGAGCGTATCAACAAAGCGGGTATCACTAAAATTGGTGCCATACACCGTGGTTTCTCTTCGTTCGAAAAATCATCTTTCCGTAACGAACCGATGTGGGAGATGGCTATTCAGCTGAAAACGCTTTGCCCTGAATTGCCAATCATCAACGATCCAAGTCATATTTGCGGTAACCGTGAATTGATTCCTTACATCTCTCAAAAAGCATTAGACTTAGATATGCAAGGCTTAATGATCGAGTCGCACTTAGACCCATCGGTAGCCTGGACAGATGCTAAACAACAATTAACTCCTGCTGCTGTAAGCGAATTAATGGATCGTTTAACGGTACGCGAACCAGAATCTGCAAACGAGGCATTTGTAGATAAATTAGCTGATTTACGTAAATCAATCGATAAAATTGATGATTTATTGTTACAAAAACTAGGCGAACGTATGGCCATAGTAGAAAAAATTGGCGAGTTCAAACGTGATAATCAAGTAACTATTTTACAAGTGAACCGTTGGGACGAGATCCTTAAAAAAGGAACAGCTTTCGCTAAAGCGCTGAAGTTAGATGTTCCTTTTACCGAGAAATTTTTAGAATTGGTACACGGCGAGTCTATCCGCAAGCAAACAGAAATCATGAATGCTGGCAAAGCAGTACAAGAAGGCATTGCCGCCGAGCAACACACAGAAGTAAAAGCTTAATTTTTTAAGTAGACTACTTATTTTTTAGGATATTAATTTTGGCCAACCGTCATTTCGAACGAAACAAAGTGCAGTGAGAAATCTCTAACCGAAGCACTTCTGCTGGAGATTTCTCCTCGTTCCTCGTCGAAATGACGGCAAACCAAAACAACTTTAATCCTATATCCACCTAATACCAACCAAACCATGCATAAAAATGCGATTGTTTCTTTTAAAGGAACACAAAATATACAAGCGGAAATACAATTGACAGGCTCAAAAAGCGAATGTAACAGAGCACTGATCATTAAATCGTTGAGCAAAAATTTGGTAAAAGTAGAAAACTTATCCAACGCTGCCGACACCGTTACTTTAAATGCTATCTTGTCTGATTTAGATACACACGATAGTGACCGACAAAGTGCTAAAACAGTAGATGTTGGTCCTGCTGGCACTGCAATGCGCTTTTTATCAGCCTATCTTTCTGCCAAAAACGGCAATTTTCTGTTAACAGGAACCGAACGCATGAAGCAACGTCCCATCGGGATTTTAGCGGATGCCTTAAAGGAAATTGGCGCAAATATCAGCTATGCAGAAAAAGAAGGATTTCCGCCTTTAAACATTAATGGCCCGTTAAACCAAGCAAGTTCGCGTATTAAAATCAAAGGCGATATTAGCAGCCAATACATTTCGGCTTTGCTGATGTTAGCCCCAACCCTACCACAAGGTTTAACTTTAGAAATTGTGGGCGAATTAACTTCTAAACCTTATGTAGAAATGACTTTGGCCATGTTGGCCGAATGTGGAATTTCACACGAGTGGAATGGGAATTTAATCACTATCAGCCATCAAGCCTTCCAGCCTTCAACTTTAATTGTAGAGCCAGATTGGAGTGCTGCCTCTTATTGGTACAGCATTGTGGCCTTGGCAAAAGAAGCCCAAATCAGTCTTCCGCATTTGCGTGAGAAAAGTTTACAAGGCGATAGCCAAATCCAACAGATTATGGAGATTTTTGGCTTAAGCACTACTAAAACTGATAACGGAATTGCTTTTAAGAAAGATAGCGCAATAAAAGACACCGACAAAGTTTTAGACTTAAAAACATGCCCAGACTTAGCGCAAACCATTGTGGTTGTGGCAGCCGCTTTAGGCTTAAATATGGCATTTACAGGTTTAGAAACCTTAAAAATAAAAGAAACCGACCGAGTTGCTGCATTACAAAACGAGTTGGCTAAAATTGGTGTAAAGCTAAATGAAGATAACTTGGTTTACACTTTAGATTGTTCTGGACTGCATTTCCCTAAAAAAGTGAGCATTGCTACCTACGAAGACCACCGTATGGCCATGGCTTTTGCTCCTCTAGCTTTACTAATTGAAGAGCTAGAAATTGAAGACTATAACGTAGTTGAAAAATCTTATCCTTATTTTTGGGAAGACTTGAAGAAAGTGGGCTTCTCTGTAGAAGAGCAAGGATAAAGGAATAAAGAAAAAAGAAAGTTGTCAGTTTTCAATTAGCAGTTTGTCAGACTAAGCATGTCGAAGTCTAAACATTACAACTTTTCAACCTTAGAACAATTTAACAATAAAGCAATTCAACAATAAAATATGGCAGGCAACTCATTCGGACAAATCTTTCGCATTACAACTTTTGGCGAATCTCACGGTACAGCAATTGGTGTTATTTTAGACGGATGTCCGGCAGGCTTAACAATAGATTTAGATTTTATCCAATCGGAACTAGATAAAAGGAAACCTGGTCAATCTAAAATTACTACCCAACGCAAAGAAAGCGATACTGTACAAATCTTATCAGGAACTTTTGAAGGAAAAAGCACGGGCACCCCCATTGCCATGCTAATCCCTAACGAAGATCAACGCAGTAAAGATTATGGCCACAATGTGGATGTTTACCGTCCGAGCCACGCAGATTACGTTTACGACGCTAAGTATGGCATTCGCGACCATCGTGGCGGAGGCCGTTCTTCGGCTAGAGAAACTGCTGCCAGAGTAGCTGCAGGTGCAATCGCAAAATTATTATTGAAACATCATGGCATCGATATTTTTGCTCATGTTACGGCCGTAGGTAAAATTAACGCACCTAATTTAGAAAGTGATCACATTGCTAAACTTTTAGAACTAAGAGAAGCCAACATTGTGCGCTGTGCAGACCCAGCTACGGCAAATGAAATGATAGCGTTTATTGATAGCATTCGTAAAGATGGCGATACCATTGGTGGTAAAGTTTCTTGTGTTATAAAAGGCTGCCCTGCTGGCTTGGGAGAACCCGTTTTCGATAAGCTACATGCTGATTTAGGTAAAGCAATGCTGAGCATCAATGCTGTACACGGTTTTGAATATGGTTCTGGCTTTGAGGGTACAGAATTGAGAGGCTCGGAACATAATGATGTGCCATTGCCAAAAACTCAGGATCAAAACCGTTTTAAAACCATCACCAATCATGCTGGTGGCATTTTAGGTGGCATTTCTAACGGCATGGACATTACTTTTAAAGTTGGCTTTAAACCGGTAGCTACCATTATGCACAACCAACAAACCATTAATGCAGCTGGCGAAGCATCAGAAATTAAAGGCAAAGGCAGGCATGACCCATGCGTAGTGCCAAGGGCTGTAGTAATTGTAGAAGCAATGGCAGCTTTGGTTTTGGCAGATCACTTTTTAAGAAATAAATCTTCTCAACTTTAAGTAAATGTAAAAGCTTACTTAGCGCTATCAATCGTATTTTGGCGCTCTACCGGTTTTGGTTTTATTGCATTTTAAACGATTTATCAATATCCGTAGTTTTGGGTATTCTTAATTATTTTACCATTGCATAAATTTATATTGTAAAATACAATCGAAAACAATATGAATAAAATTTTGAGAAGATGGTATTACTTATTATTCATTTACCCACTATTAATTGGTTGTCCGAGTAAAAAAACAGATCCAGCACCAGAAAAGCAAGCTACCGCCGAAGAAATTATGGTAGCTTGGGCGCAAGAAGTTGATTTCTCTAAAATTACTGTAAGTCCTGGCACTTGGAGTTATAAGGATATTATTTTTAACGATGGCAATGCTGCCCTTTTAGATAACGATAACCGCATTTTTTTTTCTTATGATAATGGCCTTACTTGGACAGAACGTATAAAAATAACTTCAAATACAGTACAGTGCGTTGCTTTAAAACCAGATGGCGAAAAAATCTTTGTTGGTGGCGTTAGTTTGGGCCCCTATACTTTTGGGGCAAAATTTTGGGTTTACAATTCTCCTAAAAATGGCACAGCAAACTTAGATTATACAGCCGAAGCCTCACTTTCACAATTAAACGACCCCATTAACCACGATTTTCAACGTGCGGTTTGGAATGGCGATGGTTCTGTTTATGCCAGCTTTGGCCGCAGTAGCAAAACCAATGGTTTTTTTGGCAACATCACTCCTGATGGACGTAAAATTTTCATCCGTCGTACGCCTTCGTTTTCGCGTATCAATGACAATACACCTACACAGGCGCCATCACACTGTGCTGGTTTTTACATCAAAAACAACAGCGAAATAACTACGCTGTGTACCTACGAATATATACCCTCTGGTATGACCAATGTACTTACTCCGTATCAATCTGGCAATAAAGGTTTTGGAAACAGTTGGCTCAACCTCTCGTTGTACTGGAAAGCCGACTTTGTTTACCATATTGGACAAGACCAAAGCGGAAAACACGCTGTATACGTATCGCAAGCCAACCGTTTGTTTTACGATGGAAAATACTTGATTACTCATAAAAACCTACTTGGCGAACTACAATGCGCATCAATAGACAATAACGGTTATTTATGGGTAGGCACCAGTAACGGCCTCTACAAAGCCACTAAAAAAATACCCGATTTACCTAAAACTGTATTCGACAAATAAGAAGTGGCCAAAATTTTTAATATATTGAAATAATTAGCTACATAGTAAAACCTGCCAGTATGAAAAATTTATTAACGATATTATTAATTGCCCTTACTGCATATAAAGTGCATGCCAATGATAACCGGCCAAACAACCTTACAGATACGGTTAAAGGCTTAAAACTTGTACCACATTTACATCCGCAAATACCTATCAAAGACAACAACCGCTCGGTAACCATCATTAATATTTACAACAAAGAATATGCAATTGTAGATAAAGAGGGAAAATTAGTTAAAAAGTTAAAAGACTTTAGCTACATAGATGTAGAGCCCTTTCATCAAGGTTTTATGCTTACAGCTACACTAAATAAGGTTGAAATTATAGATGAAAACGGAAAAAACATACACACGATTAAGCTTGATAAAAAAATGGTGCAAAATGTGGCCCACGTTGGCGAAAACATGTTTGCAGTAGAAATTTATGGAAAAAAATGGGCTTATTTTGATAAACAAGGCAAACAACTAACCGATTTTATATATGGCGAACCTTCTGCCTTTGAAAACGGTTTAGCTTTATTTAGCAATTCGAGAGGTGTGATGGATAAAAACCTAAATCAAGTTATACCTTCAAATATATACGATAAACTGATACTAAATTATACCGATAAAAATTTGATTTGGGCATCAAAACGCCAAAATTTCAAATCAAAAGTTGGATTGATAGACATTAATCAAAAGATCATTATACCTTTCGATTATACTTACCTGACATACAAAGGTAAAGGACTATTCATGTACAGCAAATTAGATTATGCCTATTCCGAGGTTCCGCTTTCGGGCCTGCTAACTATAGAAAATAAAATCATTTCTGACGAAGTTTTACCAAGAAGCATGAGCGAATTTGCCGACGATGGCACCGCAAAAATGAAGTTCGGCAACAAAGATTATGTAATTTTAACCAATGGTACATTTACCCCAAACGATGGAGAGCTAGAATTTCAAATTGCTAAAGCATCTATACCTGGTTACAATATCAACCATTGGCAAACCACCATAAAAAACTTACAACTCGGGATTAAAAAAAACAATAATAAAGCAATAAAATTATACGACAGCCTAAAAAACGAACCCACATTTTTAGCTCACAACCCAGAAATCAAAGACGAACACGAAAAATCGTTAGAAAAAGAGGCTAATTTGGGAAATGTAAACAGTATGCATCATTTAGGGCTTGCCTATTTAAAAGGCTCTAAACATTATCCAAAAAATACAGAAAAAGGGATACAGTGGCTTCAGCAGGCTAGCAATAAAAACCACCAAAAGGCCCTCTACGATTTGGTTTACCACTACATCAGAAACCTCGACGAGGTTAAAGCCCAAGAAGCATTAAGCAACTACAAAGGCCCTAAAAATTTTCAACTTGAGCAACTTTATGTTCCAGGAGGCCTATATCATACTTTGGCAAGATTTAGTGGCAAAGACGAGCAGAAACTAGAAAGCTACTACAGCAAAGCAATTGCTTTAGGCAATTTAGATGCGGCTTACGACTACGGTGTAAGACTAATTAGCAGTACCGATGCCAATAAAAT from Pedobacter sp. SL55 includes these protein-coding regions:
- a CDS encoding prephenate dehydratase encodes the protein MKTKTKVAIQGIKASFHEEAAFKFFGRDIETVECNSFKQTCDVLDDDKADYVVMAIENSIAGGLLPNYTLIREFNFAVVGEVYLPIQLHLLALPGVKFEDIKIATSHPIAIRQCVDFFEEFPQIQVIEGNDTAACAKKIKDGQLKDTVAIANALAAETYGLNIIERRIESNKKNFTRFLILQKRKMVTEKGINKASICFQVGHHVGALSQVLQIFAELNVNLTKIQSMPVLGRRNEYYFYVDIEWKNMENYDTAIRRALKYTVNFNIMGEYVKNDKV
- a CDS encoding response regulator; amino-acid sequence: MNNIKIYIADDHQLLIDGLISALSDYAYIEIIGTANNGKKVLNDIFLNKPDVLLLDLNMPQVDGLQVIEKVKATANNVKILVLSNYSANHIIKEVQQKGADGYLLKNGSINDLVAAIRQVANGNLLFENITSAIQKKETAYFMDDFMKEYLLTKREYDILLLMAIGKSSNEIGDKLFISAATVSTHRRNILKKLGLKRTSEIMNLAVSKGWLKDQ
- a CDS encoding tetratricopeptide repeat protein; this encodes MKNLLTILLIALTAYKVHANDNRPNNLTDTVKGLKLVPHLHPQIPIKDNNRSVTIINIYNKEYAIVDKEGKLVKKLKDFSYIDVEPFHQGFMLTATLNKVEIIDENGKNIHTIKLDKKMVQNVAHVGENMFAVEIYGKKWAYFDKQGKQLTDFIYGEPSAFENGLALFSNSRGVMDKNLNQVIPSNIYDKLILNYTDKNLIWASKRQNFKSKVGLIDINQKIIIPFDYTYLTYKGKGLFMYSKLDYAYSEVPLSGLLTIENKIISDEVLPRSMSEFADDGTAKMKFGNKDYVILTNGTFTPNDGELEFQIAKASIPGYNINHWQTTIKNLQLGIKKNNNKAIKLYDSLKNEPTFLAHNPEIKDEHEKSLEKEANLGNVNSMHHLGLAYLKGSKHYPKNTEKGIQWLQQASNKNHQKALYDLVYHYIRNLDEVKAQEALSNYKGPKNFQLEQLYVPGGLYHTLARFSGKDEQKLESYYSKAIALGNLDAAYDYGVRLISSTDANKIAKGIKIMEKNCQKGQVKSMTMLGNYYSIYASNPTRIDRNKSNAYFNLAINSRKASISEKREAEIGILENRKNEPLAVGTIIEINNQRKAIVFRDTFGFRTNDNTYYASALSNYTDFKNYNIIKGITGTKKCASCNGTGKQQKQVVSGSYTTKDVTYKTGSTISGDKKITTTTTHNTYKSVDEKCLVCNGNGLVAN
- the aroA gene encoding 3-phosphoshikimate 1-carboxyvinyltransferase, whose translation is MHKNAIVSFKGTQNIQAEIQLTGSKSECNRALIIKSLSKNLVKVENLSNAADTVTLNAILSDLDTHDSDRQSAKTVDVGPAGTAMRFLSAYLSAKNGNFLLTGTERMKQRPIGILADALKEIGANISYAEKEGFPPLNINGPLNQASSRIKIKGDISSQYISALLMLAPTLPQGLTLEIVGELTSKPYVEMTLAMLAECGISHEWNGNLITISHQAFQPSTLIVEPDWSAASYWYSIVALAKEAQISLPHLREKSLQGDSQIQQIMEIFGLSTTKTDNGIAFKKDSAIKDTDKVLDLKTCPDLAQTIVVVAAALGLNMAFTGLETLKIKETDRVAALQNELAKIGVKLNEDNLVYTLDCSGLHFPKKVSIATYEDHRMAMAFAPLALLIEELEIEDYNVVEKSYPYFWEDLKKVGFSVEEQG
- a CDS encoding proline dehydrogenase family protein yields the protein MDAFSKQKIDFNNTEVAFAHKSNAELKQAYWLFKIIGSNFLTKVGPPVANFMLNIGLPIKGAIKATIFKQFCGGETIAECEHTIEQLHQGKVGTILDYSVEGEDEEAVFDFTCEEIIRTIERADGDPRIPITVFKVTGIGRFALLEKLDAKQQLTDTETAEFERVKNRCEKICSTAFERKVPVMIDAEETWIQDTIDLLAIEMMMKFNKEQLIVFNTYQIYRHDKLAGLEADYLIAKEAGFILGAKLVRGAYMEKERKRAEEKGYLSPIQPDKAATDKDYNLALRFCVEHIDRIGFVCGTHNEESSRLLTELIDKKGIAHHHPHVYFAQLLGMSDNLSFNLSSAGYNVTKYVPYGPIKAVMPYLFRRAQENTSVAGQTGRELSLISREKARRGI
- the aroC gene encoding chorismate synthase; amino-acid sequence: MAGNSFGQIFRITTFGESHGTAIGVILDGCPAGLTIDLDFIQSELDKRKPGQSKITTQRKESDTVQILSGTFEGKSTGTPIAMLIPNEDQRSKDYGHNVDVYRPSHADYVYDAKYGIRDHRGGGRSSARETAARVAAGAIAKLLLKHHGIDIFAHVTAVGKINAPNLESDHIAKLLELREANIVRCADPATANEMIAFIDSIRKDGDTIGGKVSCVIKGCPAGLGEPVFDKLHADLGKAMLSINAVHGFEYGSGFEGTELRGSEHNDVPLPKTQDQNRFKTITNHAGGILGGISNGMDITFKVGFKPVATIMHNQQTINAAGEASEIKGKGRHDPCVVPRAVVIVEAMAALVLADHFLRNKSSQL
- a CDS encoding RNA-binding S4 domain-containing protein, translated to MIQFKLEGEFIPLIALLKATSLVQSGGEAQTIVEEGLVKVNGVTEDRKRLKVRVGDKVEFLSKTIEVI
- the aroB gene encoding 3-dehydroquinate synthase → MPVFRDFLPELDNFDIIETDPGEENKNIDFCIGIWKTLLDFEADRKCLMINLGGGVITDMGGFIASTYKRGIDFINIPTTLLSQVDASVGGKTGIDIDNVKNMVGTFSLPQAVFIENTFLQTLPQRELLSGFAEMIKHGLIADATYYQELKDSDYTNISAAAIYHSVKIKNDVVLADPFERGLRKILNYGHTIGHAVEGYALVNDKKPLTHGEAIAIGMVCEAYLSVKYCNLSQEELTEIAGYILSLYPKYHIKPESFDDLMALMQSDKKNEDGFIMFSLLDQIGKCVFNCKVTKEDIFSSLTYYNSL
- a CDS encoding type II toxin-antitoxin system RelE/ParE family toxin produces the protein MALIEFVYSSIFIKKAKQLKKKHASLVNDLQNLEKDLSLNPKLGTDLGNGVFKIRLAIKSKGKGKSGGYRVITYHCIENQINMIYIYDKSEETTISKQDIIKIIKES
- a CDS encoding chorismate mutase, whose amino-acid sequence is MKLNLNIEPLENWLTANNQPLLISGPCSAETEDQLLTTAHLLAATGKVSVLRAGIWKPRTRPGEFEGIGSIGLEWLKRAKAETGLPTAVEVANAKHVEEALAAGVDILWIGARSTVNPFTVQEIADALQGHDIPVLIKNPVNPDLQLWIGAIERINKAGITKIGAIHRGFSSFEKSSFRNEPMWEMAIQLKTLCPELPIINDPSHICGNRELIPYISQKALDLDMQGLMIESHLDPSVAWTDAKQQLTPAAVSELMDRLTVREPESANEAFVDKLADLRKSIDKIDDLLLQKLGERMAIVEKIGEFKRDNQVTILQVNRWDEILKKGTAFAKALKLDVPFTEKFLELVHGESIRKQTEIMNAGKAVQEGIAAEQHTEVKA